GCGCTCGGGCCTGCAGGGGGTGACGGTGCGCATCGTCCCGGCCCACCCCGAGGCCAGCGGTCTGCTCGCCACCGGCCTGGTGCGCTGGAGGTAGCCGGTCAGCGGCTGGCACGGCTCCTGCTAGGATCGGCTGTCGGGCCGTACTTCCGCGGCCCCTGGTCCAGTTCCCGCGCCACCGGCCGCTCGGCGCGGGCCGCACCCCGCCCTGAAAGGACACCCCCGCATGAAGCTCTTCCGCAATCCGGCTGCCGCGTTGATCGCCCTCGGGCTCGCGGCCGCTCCGCTGGTCGCCCAGCCCGCCAAGCCGGCGGCTCCGGCCGCTCCCGCGGCGACTCCGGCTCCGGCGCAGCCGGCGCTCGAAAAGGTCGATCCGGCCAAGCTGCCCGCGGTCGTCGCCAAATTGGCCGGCGGCCAGGTCACCAAGGAGCAGCTGCTCGATGCCGTCCAGACGCGCCGTCAGGGTCTCGAGCGGATGGGCGTCCAGGTTCCGGCCGACTCCAAGCTCTTCTACACGCAGGTGCTCGACACGTTGCTCGCCGCCCAGCTCCTGGCGGCGGAGAGCGCCACCCTCGGCTACACCCCGTCGGAGGCCGATGTCGACAAGGAGATCGCCGCGATCAAGCAGGGCTTCGAGGGCGACGCCGCCTTCAAGCAGGCGCTCGAGCAGCAGGGGATGACCGAGGCGACGCTGCGCAGCGAGATCAAGGAAGACCTGGCGATCAAGAAGCTGATGGCCGAAAAGCTCGCGCCGAAGGTCGCCGTCGACGACGCGGCGATGCACGCCTTCTACGACGAGAACAAGGCCCGCATGCAGGAGCCCGAGAAGTTCCTTGCCAGCCACATCCTCATCCAGGCCAAGGCCAGCGACACGGCCGAGGTGAAGGCGGCGGCGCGCAAGAAGGCCGAGGGACTGCAGACGCAGATCAAGAGCGGTGGCGACTTCGCCAAGCTCGCCAAGGAGAACTCGGACGATCCGGGCTCGAAGGACGCCGGTGGGGCGCTGCCGTGGCTCGGCCGTGGCCAGACGGTCCCGCCCTTCGAGCAGGCCGCGCTGGCGCTCAAGCCGGGTGAGGTCTCGGGTGTCGTCGAGTCGCCGTTCGGCTTCCACATCATCAAGCTCGTCGACCGCAAGGACGCGCGGCAGGTGCCCTTCGACGAGGCCAAGCCGAAGATCGAGGAGTACCTCAAGCAGCAGGGCCTGAAGGCCGAGCTCGACAAGCACGTCAAGGAGCTGCGCGCCAAGGGCGGAGTCCAGGTCTTCATCTGATCGCGAGCGACCCAGCGACGCGGCGTCCGGGCCGGGGGCATCTGCTGCTCCCGGCCCTCGTCGTGCTGGGCCTCGTGCTCTCGGCGACGCTGGTCGCGCGAAGCCAGGTCTTCGGCGATCAGTTGAACCTGCTCTCCCGCGGCTGGCTGCTGGCGGCGCGCGGCGAGCTGGTGCCGTACGGCAATCCGCTGTCGACCGGCGGCAACGAGCCCGGCGCGCTGACCAGTCTGCTCGTCGGCCTGCCGCTCGAGCTCTGGCGCGACCACCGCGCGCCGACGGTGGTGATCTGGCTCTTCCATCTCGCGGCGTGGCTGCTGCTCGACCGCGTGGTGCGCGAAACGCTCGGCTGGCGCGAGCGGGTGCTCTTCGCCGTTGTCTACTGGCTGAATCCCTGGCGCCTTCATTTTTCGGGCTTTCTCTGGAACCCGAACTACCTCTTCGTTCTCGGTGCGCTCCACCTGTGGACGGCCTGGCGCCAGGCCGAGCGACCGCGTTTCTGGGCGAGCCTGCTCCAGGCGCTGGCGATCGGCCTCGCCTTCCAGATCCACGCCGCGTTCGTGCTGCTCGCCGCCGCCTCGGCTCTCCTCTGGTGGCGTGGCTGGCAGAAGCTGCACTGGGGCGGAGTCGTCGCCGGCGCCGCGCTTGCCGCGGCCTCGCTCGCCCCGTGGATTGCCGAGGCGCTCGGCCACCCGTCGATTCTCTCCGCCCACGCCGGCTTCCCGGGGCGCGGACTGGTGATGCTCTTCCCGCTCCTGCGCGGATTGCTCTACTGGCTGCGCTACGGCTCGCTGTCGTTGAGCGATCAGTTGCTGCGCTTCGATTTCACCACGGCGTTGGGCGCCGCGGCCGATCGCTGGCTCGCGACACCGCTGCTGGCCCTCGCCCAGATCGCCGGCGGGCTCACGCTCCTCGTGTCGCTCGCGGCGAATTGGGAGCTCCTGCGCAGCCGCGGACGCGCCTGGCTCACGACCCGCGGCCCGGGTGCGAGCGGGCGCGAGTGGATCGCGGGATATGCCGCGATCTCGCTCGGTGCCGCCTTCGTCGTCTACTGCCTGGCGCCGACGACGATCATGTTCTGGCAGGGCGTCCCGCTCTTTCACGCGGCGACGATCCCGCCGGTGCTCTGGCTCGCGCGGCAGCTCGACGGCCCGCGTGCGGCGTGGGTGCGCCGCGGGGTCGCGGCGACGGCACTCTTCTCGTTGCTGATCGGCCTCGCGATGGCCTTCGGCAGCCCGACCTTCCGTTGCGGCGGCCGCCGCGACGAGCACTTCCCGCTGCGCTCGAATTCACCGATGTTCACCGACCTCGGCATCCAGCAGACCTGTCCGTGGCCGCTCGACGTTCCCGGCGAATGGTGGCCCGACGTGCTGCCGGAAGAGGGCAGGAAGAGCGACGGCCACTCGACGAGCCCCGCACCGGGCACCCCCGGCCGCCCGATCGGCGGGCGGCTGCGCTAGGCCGCGCGCGATGCGGTGGTTCGTCATTTCGACGTCCCATCCGCGCCCAACGAGCACGCTCCGCCGCCGGTCGTCGGCCCGAAGCGAATGCAGTCCAGCTCGCGCGCCCCAGAGCTTCTCCAGACGGTTGCCGGGAGGCGACCGCGCGTCCCGACGCGACTCGGCCGCAGCGAGAACCACGAGCTTCCGAAGCGCCGCGCGGGATGACTGGCGGCAGGCGAGGCGCGGTGCGTCGATTCAACTGGCCCCCGGTCGTGGGTCCGGCGAAGCCCCGAATTACCGGTCGACCGGAACTCGGCGCGCGACGACCGCTTAGCGCCTCTTAGTACAGGTCGAGCACGAGAATCCGCGCCTCGAGCGGTCCATTGCGGACAGGCAGGCGGCGGGTGGGGCGGAGGCCGAGGTGTTTGCCGAGGGTAGCGCCGCCGGCGAGGACGACGACTTTCCATCCTTTGTAGCGCTGTTTCATCAGGTCCCCGAGGCGTTTCCACTGTGCCGGCTCTTCGTCGAGCCGCTCGCCGTACGGCGGGTTGACCGCGAGCAGGCCGGGTCCGGCAGGGGGCGTGAGGTCGAAGGCGTCCTCGGTCGTCAGCGCGCACCGTTCGAGCAGGCCGGCGCGCTCGAGATTGGTGCGTGCGGCGGCGATCTCGAATTCGGAGCGGTCGTTGCCGTGGAGCGCCACCTCGGCGCCGGGCGCCGGCAGGGGCTCGGCACGCAGGGTGGCGAACGCCGCGGCGTCGAAGCCGGGGAAGCGCTCGAACGCCCAGCCCTCGCGCAGCCGACCGGGAGCGAGGCCGAGGGCGATCGCTCCGGCCTCGGCGAGCAGGGTGCCGGTGCCGCACATCGGATCGACGACCGGGCCGCGTCCGTCCCAGCCCGAAGCGAGGATGCAGGCGGCGGCGAGCTGCTCGCGTACCGGCGCCGAGCCGGAGGTGACGCGGTAGCCGCGCCGGTCGAGCGGCTCGCCCGAGGTGTCGAGCAGCAGCGTCGCCACGTCGCGATGGAGCCGCAGGCGCAGCGGCAGGTGGGGGTCCGTGCGGTCGACGTCGGAGCGCCGGCCGAAGCGCTGGCGCTGGCCGTCGACGAGCCCGTCCTTGACGCGCAGCACCGCCCAGCGCGTGTCGCGCACCGTCGAGCCGCTCGCCGTCGCGGCGAGCGAGAAGCGCCGGTCGGGGTGGAACCAGGCGCCGGGATCGAGGGCAGAGAGCGGTCGGAGCTTGCCTTGCACCAGTGCCTGCGCGCCGGAAGCCAGCGCGTCGCCGTCGCCGGCGCTCCAGCGAGCGATCTCGACGAGCACGCGGTTGGCGGTGCGCAGTCGCCAGTTGGCTCGCCAGACCGACGGCCAGTTGCCGCGGAAGGCGACGCCGCCCGGCTCGCTTCGCGTCGGCTCGAGTCCGATGGCACGCAGCTCGGTGGCGAGCAGCTCCTCGAGACCGAGCGAACAGGTGGCGACCGCGGAGAGCATGAACGACTCGAGACGATGCGGCAGCGGTCGCGCGCTCAGCCGTGGATGCCGCGGTAGCCGCGGTTCCAGTAGAGGAGCGGACGCGCCTCGGGACGCGTGGCGCTCTCCTGCACTTCGCCGACGAAGATGGTGTGCGAGCCGGCGTCGACGCGGGCGTGCTGCCGGCAGTCGAGCCAGGCGAGAGCATCCTCGAGCACCGGCGCGCCGGTCGCCGCGGTCGTCCAGCGGCCGGCGGCGAAGCGCTCGACGTCCTTGAGGTAGGCGAAGCGATCGGAGAGCTCGCGGTGCTCCTCGGCGAGCACGTTGACCGCGAAGACGGCGTCGGGCTGCTCGAGCAGTTGATGGCCGCGATGGCGTTGGTCGATCAGAACGGCGATGAGCGGCGGATCGGGCGACACCGAGGCGAACGCGGCCACGGTGAGGCCGTGGCGGACGTCGCCCGCCCGGATGGTGACGATGGTGACGCCGGAGGCGAAAAGCCGCAGCGCGTCGCGGAACTGGTCGGGGGAGATCGGCATGGGAAAAGCCTCCGGCTTGGCGGCACGACAGCGGGCGGCTATTCTGCCACGGAGACGCAAGACCACCGGTCGGCGAGGGGAGCGATGAGCGACGAGACGACGCGAGGGATCCGAGTGCGGGTCGAGAGCAGCTTCCTGCCGGAGCGCAGCTCGGCGGCCGAGCGCCAGTACGTCTTCAGCTATCGCGTGCGGCTGGAGAACGTCGGGGGGACGCCGGCGACGCTCGTGGCGCGGCGCTGGCGCATCACGGACGGCGACGGCCGCGCGCAGACCGTCGAAGGGCCGGGCGTCGTCGGCGAGCAGCCGCGCCTGGCGCCGGGCGAGGCGTTCGAGTACTCGAGCTTCTGTCCGCTGCCGACGCCGGTCGGCACGATGGAGGGCGCCTACCAGATGGTTACCGACACCGGCGAGAGCTTCGAGGCGCGGATCGCGCCGTTCTTCCTCACCGCGCCGGGTGCGGTGAACTAGCGGGCGCTCCCTGGGTGTAGGGCCGCGCCCCCGCCCGGTCCGTCGAGGGCTCCTCCTCCGCGGGGCCCGTCGCTTTTCCGGCCGTCCCATCGACAGGCTCTCCGACCTACCCCCGGTTGTCGATGGGCCCCTCCGGAGACGCGCCACCCGCTCCGGAGGATCCCTCGCCGGCCCTGCCCCCGCGAGGAGTTGGGGACAGGCACCGCGGCCACGAGTCCGGCAAGCCCGTGCCTGTTCCCATTCGACAGCCCCGTGCAAGGGTGGGGGGCCGCGGGTGGCCGGACGGAGGGCTCCCGCCCCCGCGCGCAGCACGGATCGAGAATCGCGATCGGCGCTGTGCCGGTGATTCCGTGCGAGTACGGAGGCGGGAAGCCGGCCGGACAGGACCCGCGGCGGAGGCGAGTCGCCCCCGCCCGGTCCGTCGAGGGCTCCTCCTCCACGGGTCCCGTCGCTTTTCCGGCCGTCCCATCGACGGGCTCCCCGCCCAACCCCCGGTGGTCGATGGGCCCCTCCGGAGACGCGCCACCCGCTCCGGAGGATCCCTCGCCGGCCCTGCCCCCGCCCGCTTGGAACAAGGATCACTCGCGGTGGGGGGGGCCGCGGGTGGCCGGACGGAGGGCTCCCGTCCCCGCGCGGAGCACGGATCGACGATCGCGACCGACTCTGAGCCGGTGATTCCGTGCGAGCACGGAGACGGGATGCCGGCCGGACAGGACCCGCGGCGGGGGTGCCACGACCGGCATCGACAGGCGTGTCCCTCGTCGCGAG
This genomic window from Holophagales bacterium contains:
- a CDS encoding peptidylprolyl isomerase, whose translation is MKLFRNPAAALIALGLAAAPLVAQPAKPAAPAAPAATPAPAQPALEKVDPAKLPAVVAKLAGGQVTKEQLLDAVQTRRQGLERMGVQVPADSKLFYTQVLDTLLAAQLLAAESATLGYTPSEADVDKEIAAIKQGFEGDAAFKQALEQQGMTEATLRSEIKEDLAIKKLMAEKLAPKVAVDDAAMHAFYDENKARMQEPEKFLASHILIQAKASDTAEVKAAARKKAEGLQTQIKSGGDFAKLAKENSDDPGSKDAGGALPWLGRGQTVPPFEQAALALKPGEVSGVVESPFGFHIIKLVDRKDARQVPFDEAKPKIEEYLKQQGLKAELDKHVKELRAKGGVQVFI
- a CDS encoding RNA methyltransferase — translated: MLSAVATCSLGLEELLATELRAIGLEPTRSEPGGVAFRGNWPSVWRANWRLRTANRVLVEIARWSAGDGDALASGAQALVQGKLRPLSALDPGAWFHPDRRFSLAATASGSTVRDTRWAVLRVKDGLVDGQRQRFGRRSDVDRTDPHLPLRLRLHRDVATLLLDTSGEPLDRRGYRVTSGSAPVREQLAAACILASGWDGRGPVVDPMCGTGTLLAEAGAIALGLAPGRLREGWAFERFPGFDAAAFATLRAEPLPAPGAEVALHGNDRSEFEIAAARTNLERAGLLERCALTTEDAFDLTPPAGPGLLAVNPPYGERLDEEPAQWKRLGDLMKQRYKGWKVVVLAGGATLGKHLGLRPTRRLPVRNGPLEARILVLDLY
- a CDS encoding flavin reductase family protein; the protein is MPISPDQFRDALRLFASGVTIVTIRAGDVRHGLTVAAFASVSPDPPLIAVLIDQRHRGHQLLEQPDAVFAVNVLAEEHRELSDRFAYLKDVERFAAGRWTTAATGAPVLEDALAWLDCRQHARVDAGSHTIFVGEVQESATRPEARPLLYWNRGYRGIHG
- the apaG gene encoding Co2+/Mg2+ efflux protein ApaG — protein: MSDETTRGIRVRVESSFLPERSSAAERQYVFSYRVRLENVGGTPATLVARRWRITDGDGRAQTVEGPGVVGEQPRLAPGEAFEYSSFCPLPTPVGTMEGAYQMVTDTGESFEARIAPFFLTAPGAVN